In one window of Paraflavitalea soli DNA:
- a CDS encoding putative glycolipid-binding domain-containing protein translates to MQQNIIWQGIEYHSLENCILNTTEKGVSVKSVIIGHYEGIIYQVAYQLYANSRWETERLDVMYQLGNKVKKVHLRSDLKGHWSLNDSPAPQFEGCMDVDITLTCFTNTLPIRRLDFTHQPTHPIKVVYIDVLGETVRPVSQQYTWQGSGLYKFENVPNDFEALIKVDDSGLVMFYPELFERSAMAISDYPL, encoded by the coding sequence ATGCAGCAAAATATCATCTGGCAAGGAATTGAATACCATTCTTTGGAGAACTGTATTTTAAATACCACAGAGAAGGGGGTAAGTGTTAAGTCTGTCATTATTGGGCATTATGAAGGCATTATCTACCAGGTAGCCTATCAACTCTATGCCAATAGCAGGTGGGAAACGGAACGGCTGGATGTTATGTACCAGTTGGGTAACAAGGTAAAAAAGGTCCATTTGCGGAGTGATCTGAAGGGCCACTGGTCGTTGAATGATTCGCCTGCTCCCCAATTTGAAGGGTGCATGGATGTGGATATTACGCTTACCTGCTTTACAAATACTTTGCCTATACGCAGGCTTGATTTTACCCACCAACCAACGCATCCCATAAAAGTAGTGTACATTGATGTGCTTGGTGAAACAGTAAGGCCGGTATCACAACAATATACCTGGCAAGGCAGTGGTCTCTATAAATTTGAAAATGTACCTAATGACTTTGAGGCGCTTATTAAAGTAGATGACTCCGGACTGGTGATGTTTTATCCTGAGTTGTTTGAAAGGTCGGCCATGGCAATAAGTGATTATCCTCTTTAG
- a CDS encoding SusC/RagA family TonB-linked outer membrane protein, whose translation MKQRLRMWLMAILLLPLHIFSQNATSTINSVLHGRVTDLKTGTPLAGASISIKNTTHSVVTDGQGKFTFRTGQKLPYILIVTYIGYKPQTITVAAEDVEIKLEELANQLEDVVVTGVAEGTSRKKLSFALTKVSTEQLNTVPATDASQSLRGKVAGLQIDQAAGNQGATVYLRGAKSINGNIAPLLVVDGFVTGLGLSDLNPQDIESIEVVKGAAASALYGTRGEGGVIQVITKKGRGLNKVNITIDNEYGISNVQRTPPTSQYHFYKVNADGSFVLSSGNNRTLDLKDNGFSLNQHPYTKYNDNVNNMLSNNPYFTNFISVSTAGEKYNLYASFQNQSKGGIAGPISPDTRRTALLNVGFKPNKNIEAEVTVQYFNRNTPSSSLSSSGAGSVLYSALLYEPFIDLTERQADGKYAFKPFGFDIQKFNVGNPFYQLSYREYSNISNNFLIGGRLKYKFSKKLSAEVSGAFQNEYAETEDYYPVGYQTLTPEVTRNNGYYGLSNDRIASKNGQLQLNYNDHFGDFDFGVNLKSVYEESRVTGISASGYNLSAPVKSLNVVEAATRSNSSSWSQLVNYGYFLNIKSAWKNKVFLDVLGRLDLSSRFGSDVATAFFPRASVAYRITEDVDLGVVTDLKIRAAYGQAGSLPSFGAKESRVSLSSSGGVSYTRRDNTDLTRAVTSEVEVGIDAVLFNRINIQANYARATSKNDFISVPPFPPTTGTASIWDNLGEVRSSSYELEINGNVINKGKWQWNAGATFSRVRSKITSLGDVPEFTSGDFRKAAGISPYSYYGYSILTNLSQLQVDDKGFVSNAAGGTLRPDEFTVNKLGFVVLKSQIGTAAETPVFYQNAATGNNKVIGDAQADFQVGFSNTVSWGPFSLYAVLDWKQGGQKYNETVNYLTYQYRSTFTDRAVAAGLPLPFTTAVFNAQQTTDYWIENSGYVSLREVSLGYQLPVQKLGVGRVLKGARLSLIGRNLYTWTDFTGVTPEGWDIDFYAYPIFRTFSGRLTLNF comes from the coding sequence ATGAAGCAACGTCTCCGGATGTGGCTAATGGCCATTCTATTGCTGCCATTGCACATCTTCTCCCAGAATGCCACCTCTACCATCAATTCTGTGCTCCATGGCAGGGTCACAGATCTCAAGACCGGTACACCCCTGGCAGGCGCCAGTATCAGTATCAAAAACACCACCCACAGTGTGGTCACCGATGGGCAGGGTAAATTTACTTTCAGAACAGGTCAGAAGCTGCCCTATATCCTTATTGTCACTTATATCGGATACAAACCCCAAACCATTACCGTTGCTGCTGAAGATGTGGAGATAAAACTCGAAGAACTGGCCAACCAGCTCGAAGATGTGGTAGTAACCGGCGTAGCCGAAGGCACCAGCCGCAAAAAGTTGTCCTTTGCACTCACCAAGGTCAGTACCGAACAACTGAATACCGTTCCGGCCACCGACGCCTCCCAATCACTCAGGGGCAAAGTAGCAGGCCTGCAAATTGACCAGGCAGCTGGCAACCAGGGCGCCACTGTATACCTCCGGGGCGCCAAATCCATCAATGGCAATATTGCTCCCCTGCTTGTAGTGGATGGATTTGTGACCGGTCTCGGCCTTTCCGACCTCAACCCGCAGGACATCGAATCCATTGAGGTGGTAAAAGGAGCCGCCGCTTCTGCCCTCTATGGTACCCGTGGCGAAGGCGGTGTTATCCAGGTGATCACCAAAAAAGGAAGAGGCCTCAATAAGGTCAATATCACCATCGACAATGAATACGGCATCAGCAATGTACAACGCACTCCGCCCACTTCACAATATCATTTCTATAAAGTCAATGCCGATGGTTCTTTTGTCCTGAGCTCAGGCAACAACAGGACCCTCGACCTGAAGGACAATGGCTTTTCCCTCAATCAGCACCCCTACACGAAGTACAACGACAACGTGAACAATATGCTGAGCAATAACCCCTACTTTACCAATTTCATTTCCGTATCCACTGCCGGCGAAAAATACAACCTGTATGCCTCCTTCCAAAACCAATCCAAAGGAGGTATAGCCGGCCCCATTTCTCCCGACACCAGAAGGACAGCCTTACTCAATGTTGGCTTCAAGCCCAACAAGAATATTGAAGCAGAAGTGACCGTTCAGTATTTCAACCGCAATACCCCTTCCTCTTCCCTTTCTTCCAGCGGTGCAGGATCAGTACTGTATTCAGCATTGTTGTATGAGCCTTTTATTGACCTTACCGAAAGACAGGCCGATGGGAAATATGCCTTCAAGCCATTTGGCTTCGATATCCAGAAATTCAATGTAGGCAATCCCTTCTACCAGCTCAGCTACCGCGAATACTCCAACATCAGCAACAACTTCCTGATCGGCGGTAGATTAAAATACAAGTTCTCTAAGAAGCTATCTGCCGAAGTGAGCGGCGCTTTCCAGAATGAATATGCTGAAACAGAAGACTACTACCCCGTAGGTTACCAGACACTCACCCCCGAGGTCACCAGGAACAATGGTTATTATGGATTGTCCAACGACCGTATTGCTTCAAAGAATGGACAGCTACAATTGAATTACAATGATCACTTTGGTGATTTTGATTTTGGTGTCAACCTCAAATCCGTATATGAAGAATCACGCGTGACCGGCATCAGCGCATCAGGTTACAACCTCAGTGCGCCCGTAAAAAGTCTCAATGTAGTGGAAGCAGCTACCCGCTCCAACTCCTCTTCCTGGAGCCAGTTGGTGAACTATGGTTACTTTCTCAATATCAAGTCTGCCTGGAAAAACAAAGTATTCCTCGATGTATTGGGCCGCTTGGACTTAAGCTCCCGCTTCGGATCTGATGTAGCCACTGCTTTCTTCCCCAGAGCCTCCGTAGCGTATCGCATCACCGAAGATGTAGACCTCGGCGTAGTAACCGATCTTAAAATACGCGCAGCCTATGGACAAGCTGGAAGCCTGCCCTCCTTCGGCGCCAAAGAAAGCCGGGTCTCCCTGTCAAGTTCAGGAGGCGTTAGTTACACCAGGAGAGACAATACCGACCTTACCCGGGCTGTCACATCTGAAGTGGAAGTGGGTATCGATGCCGTGCTTTTCAACCGCATCAATATCCAGGCAAACTATGCACGCGCTACCAGCAAGAATGATTTTATCAGCGTACCGCCATTCCCACCCACTACCGGCACTGCCAGCATATGGGACAACCTGGGCGAAGTAAGGTCCAGCTCCTATGAACTGGAAATAAACGGTAATGTGATCAACAAAGGAAAATGGCAATGGAATGCCGGCGCCACCTTTAGCCGCGTAAGAAGCAAGATCACCTCCCTGGGCGATGTGCCCGAATTTACCTCCGGTGACTTCCGGAAAGCAGCCGGCATCAGCCCCTACTCTTATTATGGCTACAGCATCCTGACCAATCTTTCCCAATTGCAGGTGGATGACAAAGGCTTTGTATCCAATGCAGCTGGCGGCACTTTGCGCCCTGATGAGTTTACCGTAAACAAGCTGGGATTTGTGGTATTGAAAAGCCAGATCGGTACCGCCGCAGAAACACCTGTCTTCTATCAAAATGCTGCTACCGGCAACAACAAAGTGATCGGTGATGCACAAGCCGATTTCCAGGTAGGCTTTAGCAACACCGTAAGTTGGGGACCTTTCTCTCTGTACGCAGTACTCGACTGGAAACAAGGCGGACAAAAATACAATGAGACCGTCAACTACCTCACTTACCAATACAGGTCCACCTTCACCGATAGAGCCGTAGCAGCCGGGCTACCCCTGCCCTTCACTACCGCAGTATTCAATGCCCAGCAAACCACCGATTACTGGATAGAGAACAGTGGGTATGTATCACTGCGTGAAGTGTCCCTGGGTTATCAGTTGCCCGTACAAAAACTGGGTGTAGGCCGCGTGCTGAAGGGCGCGAGGTTATCCCTCATCGGCCGCAATCTCTATACCTGGACCGATTTCACCGGTGTTACACCAGAAGGCTGGGATATCGACTTCTATGCTTATCCCATTTTCCGCACCTTCAGCGGAAGACTCACGCTTAACTTTTAA
- a CDS encoding YciI family protein, with amino-acid sequence MKEFMLLFRQPSYDYSKTSPTDMQNLQKKWQYWVGGISTGGHLIQTGIRLAEEGKVLRADGVITDGPFVEIRERLGSFMIVKAESLEAATALANGCPALDTGGSVEIRPVYQ; translated from the coding sequence ATGAAAGAATTTATGTTATTATTTCGCCAGCCCAGTTATGACTATAGCAAAACATCACCCACTGACATGCAGAACCTGCAAAAGAAATGGCAGTATTGGGTAGGTGGTATCAGTACAGGAGGCCATTTGATACAAACAGGCATTCGCCTGGCAGAAGAAGGTAAGGTATTGAGGGCTGATGGGGTGATCACGGATGGCCCTTTTGTGGAGATCAGGGAGCGGCTGGGCAGCTTTATGATCGTTAAGGCCGAAAGCCTGGAAGCAGCTACTGCTTTAGCCAACGGCTGCCCTGCATTGGATACAGGTGGAAGTGTTGAAATACGACCTGTTTATCAATAA
- a CDS encoding RagB/SusD family nutrient uptake outer membrane protein, whose product MKKIIYIALSVSLLGACKKISFDDPSSFTNEEANTLIRDLGYKLVTSSIQNTFNTTTSAAGTHFSLLADQTTNTNGNSSWWDFANEPRLRLNNNASYRGATTWNTFYNNFYQANLDATIALDIIEVQKKNILDNLGNDRTKDCQVAAYFSKGVAQGYLGVIFDKGIIVDEANLSTRAFPNSYKELIANGLKLIDKSIQLAEESPNLKFDFLTGVTITRTTFIQLANSLAARILSSQPRDKVEAAALGDAHWNKVLAYAAKGVTADYTIATVTGGYYNQLVSNLVQRNTDGSGWLAPDLKIAYLADKTGNTPPFYPSSGVLPPITSDDQRFAEYFGYTPSFGIMLESRGRGLFTNYYRIRWYNTRNTLNTPGAINPYFLLEEIRLLKAESKYWLKDYTGAASELNAATASRIAKGKLPPVAATEADLKKTLHYEYAIEIDDAGGAFIPFTFMRRNNLLIGGTPTQYPLPQLQLELTKNNVYTYGGKAFFGEKGSYGEVATAPNEGWKASE is encoded by the coding sequence ATGAAAAAAATAATCTATATAGCCCTTTCTGTTTCCTTGTTGGGTGCCTGCAAAAAAATAAGTTTTGACGATCCCTCCTCTTTCACCAATGAGGAAGCCAATACCCTCATTCGTGACCTGGGATACAAATTAGTAACCAGCAGCATTCAAAACACATTCAATACCACTACCAGCGCTGCCGGTACACATTTCAGTTTGCTGGCCGATCAAACCACCAATACCAATGGTAATTCCTCCTGGTGGGATTTTGCCAATGAGCCGCGCCTGCGTCTCAACAACAATGCTTCCTATCGCGGAGCCACCACCTGGAATACTTTCTATAACAATTTTTACCAGGCCAATCTCGATGCTACCATTGCACTCGACATTATAGAAGTACAGAAAAAAAACATCCTCGACAACCTCGGCAACGACCGCACCAAAGATTGTCAGGTAGCTGCTTATTTCTCTAAAGGTGTGGCGCAAGGCTACCTGGGTGTCATCTTCGACAAGGGGATTATTGTGGATGAAGCCAACCTGTCAACCCGCGCCTTTCCCAATTCCTACAAGGAATTGATCGCAAACGGGCTGAAGCTGATCGATAAGTCCATTCAACTGGCCGAAGAGAGCCCCAATCTTAAATTTGACTTCCTGACAGGTGTTACTATCACCAGAACAACATTTATTCAATTGGCCAATTCACTCGCTGCCAGAATACTTTCGTCCCAGCCACGTGATAAAGTAGAAGCAGCCGCCCTGGGCGATGCACATTGGAACAAAGTACTCGCTTATGCGGCCAAAGGTGTTACTGCCGATTATACCATCGCTACCGTAACAGGCGGTTATTACAACCAACTTGTGTCTAACCTCGTACAGCGCAACACCGATGGTTCAGGCTGGCTGGCGCCCGATCTGAAGATCGCCTACCTGGCCGATAAGACAGGCAATACCCCTCCATTCTATCCATCATCGGGCGTGTTGCCTCCCATCACCTCCGATGACCAGCGCTTTGCCGAATACTTTGGTTATACCCCCAGCTTTGGCATTATGCTGGAATCACGGGGCAGGGGCCTGTTCACCAATTATTACCGTATTCGCTGGTACAATACCCGTAATACCCTGAACACACCAGGTGCTATCAATCCTTATTTCCTGTTGGAAGAGATACGTCTTTTAAAAGCTGAATCAAAATACTGGCTGAAAGACTATACAGGCGCCGCCAGTGAGCTCAATGCAGCTACCGCTTCACGTATTGCAAAAGGCAAGTTGCCTCCCGTGGCAGCCACAGAAGCCGATCTTAAAAAAACCCTGCATTATGAATATGCCATCGAGATCGATGATGCAGGTGGAGCATTTATTCCTTTCACCTTCATGCGCAGGAATAACCTGCTCATCGGTGGCACGCCTACCCAATACCCCCTTCCACAATTGCAACTGGAATTAACCAAAAACAACGTGTATACCTACGGCGGCAAAGCCTTCTTTGGAGAAAAGGGAAGTTATGGAGAGGTAGCTACCGCTCCCAATGAAGGATGGAAAGCATCCGAATAA
- a CDS encoding TlpA disulfide reductase family protein, which produces MIKQSINPTTRTSLALLSLLAFIASSVTALAYPPKELIKIKGEAVGFANEKKIYLQRYYNKMFFVIDSSVVKDGKFSFSAKLEIPELYGITDDPTELSGLFVFIDTKNELAIRYDTARGGRNSTITGSPAADRYKLYQQNARNTNIEQFIKEQPASIVSAFVLYRYFSPSLSAEEVVKYTNLLDKSLAETQYVKLLKELPTALRSTAIGQQAPDFELPAPDGKLVKLSDHFGKYLLVDFWAAWCGPCRRENPNIVRVFNKYKDKGFSVFGVSLDSKKDAWIQAIQKDGLNWPQVSDLKFWESGPAKLYGIRGIPGNVLLDRSGKIIARNLRGEDLEKKLAELLN; this is translated from the coding sequence ATGATCAAACAGTCGATAAACCCAACTACCAGGACCTCCCTGGCCCTGCTCAGCCTCCTGGCATTTATTGCCAGTTCAGTAACAGCCCTGGCCTATCCACCTAAGGAGCTCATCAAAATAAAAGGCGAAGCGGTGGGTTTCGCCAACGAAAAGAAGATCTATCTCCAGCGCTATTACAACAAGATGTTCTTTGTGATTGATTCATCCGTTGTAAAAGACGGGAAGTTCTCTTTCTCCGCAAAACTCGAAATACCCGAGCTATACGGCATTACCGATGATCCCACAGAGCTGTCCGGACTCTTCGTTTTTATTGATACAAAGAATGAATTGGCCATCCGCTACGATACTGCCAGGGGAGGCCGCAATTCAACCATCACTGGCTCACCGGCAGCAGACCGTTACAAACTATACCAGCAGAATGCCAGGAATACCAACATAGAGCAGTTTATCAAGGAGCAGCCTGCTTCTATTGTATCTGCCTTTGTTTTGTATCGCTATTTCTCTCCCAGCCTTTCTGCCGAAGAGGTAGTAAAATATACCAACCTGCTGGATAAATCGTTGGCAGAAACCCAATACGTAAAACTCCTGAAAGAGCTGCCCACTGCTTTGCGCAGCACAGCTATTGGCCAACAGGCGCCCGACTTTGAACTACCCGCCCCCGATGGCAAACTGGTAAAACTATCCGATCATTTTGGCAAGTACCTATTGGTGGATTTCTGGGCCGCCTGGTGCGGTCCCTGCAGAAGAGAGAATCCAAACATTGTAAGGGTCTTCAATAAATACAAAGACAAAGGTTTCTCTGTATTTGGTGTCTCACTCGACAGTAAAAAAGATGCCTGGATACAAGCCATCCAAAAAGACGGACTCAACTGGCCGCAGGTCTCTGACCTTAAGTTTTGGGAAAGCGGCCCGGCAAAATTGTATGGTATCAGGGGCATCCCCGGCAATGTACTCCTCGATCGTTCCGGAAAGATCATCGCCCGCAACCTGCGCGGCGAAGACCTCGAAAAGAAACTGGCAGAGCTCCTGAATTAA